TCGGGAACAGCATGAATACGTCCGCCGCCGAGAATCAGTCCCTGACACTCGATATGACCACGTGCGGGAACGTGGTTACCCTGAATATGACCACGGGATATGATGGTACCGCCGGTGGTGATGGTGCGGGAAATGGTCTCGGCTTTGGTGTTGGGTGCGTTCTGGATAATGCGGGTTCCGGTATCGATGTAGGAACCTTCAGGTGCCACCAGAACAGAGTTGAAACGTGCAACCGCGCCTTCACCGTTCAGGAAAATGGTCGGGTAGGATTGAACGTCCTTAACCTTTTTCATGAGCACGTAGTTGTTGATGAGAGCTCCGCCCTCTTCAACAACACCCATGGTGCGGGGACGTACAACAGTATTTTCACCCCAGTTATGAACCATGGTGAAAGTAAGCTTGCCGCCCTTTTTAACGTAAATTTCAGAAAGTCCGAAATGTCCGCCGGAGAATTTCTCATGGGCAGCAGCACAACCGGTTATGATGTGCAGCTCGGAATTCTCTTCTACAACCACGATGTTGTGGATGTTCTGCCCGGAATTTTCCGCCTTGAGAAACAGGCAGGACTGCACGGGCTTTTCGATCTTTGCACCCTTCTTGGTGCGCACGAAATAACCGCCGTGCAGGTTTGCTGCGGCGTTGCGGGTAAACTCATCTTTTTCTTTATCAATAAGGTTGAAGTAATAGTCGGGCAGGCCGTCATATTTTTCAAGGGCCTTTTTGATATCCATTACTTCAACATCTTTATCATTGGTACCGCAGTGCACGTTGGAGTGATCCACCTGCATGAAAGTGGCACTGACATCAGTGGAATCCACATCCACACCGGCCATGATCAGCTGTTCTTTTTCCTCAGCTTCGATTGAAGCGAGATCTTCGATTACTGCGTGTTCCAGACCTTCAAATTTAAAATCATTCAGATCAATTTTACTCATGATATTTCTCCGTGGATTTATTCTGCTAGTTCAGGCATTTCACGCATTCTTTGTATCCGTACTTGCGGATATGCTCCAGAATGTCGCGAGGTCTGGCTTCACAGCAGAGATGTCCATTGAAAAGAACCTGTCCACGGTCAGCATTGATGTAATCAAGAATGTGCCCGGTATGGGTGATGATCAGGCCGCAGGTATTGGTGCCTTTTTTCATCTTCTGCTCTTTCATGCTAAGGTCGATGTTCGGCTTGATTTCGCCGTCGAGCAGGGTGCGGACCATTTTACCGATCAGGTGCATGTTTTCGAGGTCAACACCGGATTCAGGCTCATCAAAAAGCAGCAGGCCGGGATTTTGGGCCATGAGCTGGAGCAGCTCGGAACGCTTGATTTCACCGCCGGAGAAACCGGAGTTGATATCACGGTCGAGAAAATTCGTCATATTAACACGCTGGGCCAGCATTTCCACATCAACGTCGGAACCGTTTCCGCACATCTTTACCAGATGACGGGTCTTCAAACCGTGAATGGTCGGGGGACGCTGAAAGGACATGCCGATGCCGAGACGGGCGCGCTCATAAATGGGGGCGTAAGTGATATCTTCACCCTTGAAAGTAATTTTACCCTTGGTAACTTCATAATTGCTGAAGCCCATGAGGGTCATGAGCAGGGAGGTCTTACCGGAACCGTTGGGTCCGAAAAGGATAAAGGTCTCCCCTTCTTTTATATGTAAGTTGAGGCCCTTGATGACCTCTTTATCACCGATATTGACGTGCAAGCCTTCTATCTTAAGCATTGAAATTCCTCACTTTATAAGCGAAAAGCCAAAAATGGAGTTATTTAGTCGAAATAAGTACGCCTTGAAGAGCTAATAAAATTCACATTCCAAGTCCAGCGTAAATAATGATTAATTTCACAATATCCGGCCCTGTGCTCAACAAAACGTGCCCTGAAAAAATGGTAACGGTTGCGGAAAAGTCAAGCCGCAAAATTCAAAATCTCAAATTTCCTGCACACAAAGATTTACTTCAATGCGGATTATGACTAATTTGATAGCTCATTTTTTCAGGAGAGACTTTTATGGCTAAAAAGAAAATTAATTCCCTTTCAGATCTTAAGGGTTTGAAATTTAAAGATAACAAAAAAGAAGAACATGTTCCCAAGGCGGTACGCAAAGCACTGGAAGCAGTAAAGAAAAAGCCCGCCCCTATCAAAGAAGAAGAGAAAGAAATTGAAGTGGATGATGATCAGGCTTTCATGGATGCCATGGTCGGCGTGGACCGCATGGACAATTCTACCGTAGCAGTCCAGAAACCCAAACCGACCCCGGCTCCCAAAAAATCAGAAGAGGACGAAGGCAAAGAATACCTGAGCAGCCTCGTTTCCGGTAAGATCGAATTCGAACTGGAATATTCCGATGAATTCATGTTCGGCTTTGTGCGCGGCACAGATTCCAAGGTTTTCCAAAAGCTGAAGCAAGGTGCCTTCAGCCACGAATCCCATATCGACCTGCACGGCATGAATTCCGAACAGGCTTTCGACAACCTGCTCTTTTTCATCCGCGAATCATTCCTGCAGGGCCAGCGTTGCGTGCTGGCCGTGACCGGGCGAGGCAAGAATTCCCCCGGCGGTCATTCTGTACTCAAACGCGAAATTCAGGAATGGCTGACCCGCGATCCTTTTCGCCGCGTGGTACTGGCCTTCTGCACTGCCCAGCCCAAGGACGGCGGAGCCGGAGCAGTATACATCCTGCTGCGCAAACAAAAGAAAGTGCAAGGCAAAGTCAAATGGGATAAAGGCATTAACTGGGGAAAAGAGTTTTAAGAGAACAGTTGATGCGCTTCGCGCTTTTTGATGAAATGATTTTGCCTCCGGCGGCTTAAACCCTTTTTGAAAAAAGGGTTTAAGAATCCCAAAAACTTTTATTAGGCTTCGCCGGGTTAAATTCAAAAGGATTCTTTGTGGAAATTTTTGATAATCCTGATCGTATAAAGCTCGCTTTTGGAATTCCGTTTTTTAATATGGATTTCAATGAGCTGATGCTGACCGTGGGAGAACGGGCCGGGGCGAAGGAAAAAACCATGATCTTCGCGCCCTCTTTCCCGTGGATGCTGGATTATGCAAAATCGCCATCCCTTTGTCCTTTTACGGCGGACTTCATTCTTCCTGCGGATTCATCTCTGGTAAGCATGGCGGACAAGGCCGGAATCAAACTAAAAATGCCGCTGGAATATTTTGAGTTCCCGGAGCAGATTGCCCGCATCTGCGCCCATTACGGATACAGCCTGTTGCACATTTCCGAAACCGCGCTCAAAACGAATATACTTGTCCGGGATGGTTTTGTGCCCTTGTCATGGGATTTGTTCACCCATTTTAAGACCACGGGTGAGCTGGATGATATTGACGTGCAATCAATCTGCGGAAGTGCCAATAACCTGCGCCCTGACATAGTACTCATCTCAGCCCGCGCTGATTCAATCCGTTCCTGCATTCCCAAAATCTACGAACAGTTGCATGACTGTGTGCTAATCTGCATTCCGCACGATGTGGACAAGAATAAATTCGAAGACAAGCTGGACAATATTTTCACGCCTTTGCTGCTTTTGCGAGAAGAAATGAATTTCCTTGAAAACCTGAAAGCCAAATCCGCGCTGGCCCTGCCCTCTTCTGTCAGCCATGATGAAAGCAGTATCCCGCCCAAAATAGAGATTCAGGGAACGCTCGACACCGCACTGATCCCGGACCTGCTGCGTACCGGAACCCGCATGCTTAAGCGCAACTTCTCACCGGCACTGGATTTATCCGAAACACGCAACGCATCCCTCAAAGGGCTTGAAGCCCTCAATTTCCTGAGCCGCAAATTCCGCGAAGCCGGCAAGAAAATCACTATCAGCGATGTTTCACCGGAGCTGAATAAAACCATCCATCACACCGGAGCTGCTGTTCTTTTTGATAAATTTCCGGGAATCCAAAATGAGTTGTAGCAACTATCTTAATACTTTCGCAAAGCTCAATTCGAAGACAGTTTAAACGCGCTACTTGCAAAGCATACTAAAAAGTTTTGAGGGGATGGGGTCTGGGGAAGGGGAACTGTTCCCAAAAGTCCCCCTTCCCCAGCCGCCGGAGGCATTCCTACAACATATTCACCGGATCTAAATCCATGGTGATGCGGATCTGTTTTTTGTCTGGATTGCAGCGCAATATTTTTGCATACAGCTCACGGGTTTTGAGCCAGTCGTCAGATTTCAATAAACAATTAAACCGCTTGCGTCCGCGCAACTGGGCCAGTGGCGCGGGCACAGGTCCCATGGCCATAATCCCGGCCTCTTTTGCAGCTTCGCGAATATGGCTGAAAAACGGCGGGCAAAGCTGTTCCCCTTCCCAGCCCATGGGATGACTGATGCGGATCAGGGTTAACTTGGTGAATGGCGGATAGCGGAACCGCTTGCGCTTCTCAATTTCCTTTTCGAAAAATGTCTTGTAGTCGGCGGAAGTGACTGCACCCCAGATGGGATTCTGCGGGTTGCGGGTCTGAATAATGACTTCCCCCGGCTTCTCACCGCGACCGGCGCGCCCGGAAACCTGCACCAATAACTGAAAAGTACGTTCTGCGGAACGGTAATCGGGCAGATTGAGACCCAGATCACCCTCAGAAACCACCACCAGCGTCACGCCGGGGAAATTGTGTCCCTTGGAAAGCATCTGGGTACCGACCAAAACCTGCGCATCACCACGGGCAAAGCTCTTCAGGATTTCATCAAGCCGCTCCTGCCTGCGAGTGGAATCGCGGTCCATGCGTAAAATTTTCGTTTCCGGCGGCAGTGCCTTGGCGACCTGCTCTTCCAGACGCTCCGTGCCCCCGCCCAGAGGCATGAGATTGCTGCCCCCGCATGTGGCACAGGGCAAAGGAAAATGATAGGCATTGCCGCAATAATGGCAGATCACCCGCTCGCGCCCCTTATGATAGGTCATGCTGACATTGCAATGGGGACACTTGAGGGACTCTTCGCAATCCGTGCAGTAGATGAGTGGGGAAAAACCACGGCGGTTAAGCATGACCACGGCCTGCTCGCCCTTCTCGACCACCTCTTTCAAGCGCGCTTCGGTCTCGGGAGCAAAAGGCTGCTCCGGATTCTTGATGGAGCTGGTATCGACCACCTTGACCGCCGGAAGCACGGATTTCCCGACCCGCTTCTCCATGGCGATAACATCAAAAGCACCCTGCTGCGCGGCATGAAAGGTCTTGATGTCCGGGGTTGCGGAACCGAGCACCAGCAGGCTTCCGGTCATGTGGGCCAGCACGTAAGCTACTTCCTTGGCCTGATAAGGAAGACGCTCCTCCTGCTTGTATGATTCATCATGCTCTTCATCCACGATAATCAGGCCGGGATTGCGCACCGGGAGGAAAAGAGCCGAACGGGTTCCTACAATCAGGGCCGGACTGTCATCCTCAGCCAACGCACGAAAGATGGCTTCCTTACGCACCGGGGTCTGGTAGCCGTGATAGAGATATTTGCGGGCATCCGGAAAGAGAGGACATATGCCGTTCCAAAGGGCGTAAGCAAGAGCAATTTCCGGCACCAGTACTATTACCGACTTGCCCTGCTCCATGCATTTACGGGCCGCAGTCATGTAAACGAGAGTTTTACCGCTCCCGGTGATTCCGTGCAGCAGCTTGACCGCGCTTTTGGGTTCGTCCAGCGCAGTAAGCAGTTCATCAATGGCTGCCTGCTGCTGCTCTGACGGCACGAAGTCCCACTTGGGTCCGGTAGCTGAACACTTCTCGGAGGGATTGCGTTCTTCTTCGGGCGGAGGGCCGATCTTGACCAGCGAATCGGAATGAAGCTTCTTGATCACCCCGGTGGTCCAATCGCCCATGATGTTTTTGAGGAATCCTTTTTCGCGGGGTCCGTTTTCAAAAATAAATTCCAGAATCTGCAACTGACGTGCGGCGTTGGGGCGCACAGGCCATGGCGGATCGGAAGTCAGGCTGACGTATTCCTCTTTTTCAATAGAAGCAGGCAGGCTGACATTCATGCGCCCTTCATCGTAAATTTTAACCAGCTCCATCCTGCGCTCGACAGGCATCCGGGCAATATCCAGAGCCTTCAGACGGGCGGGGAAATCTCGATCCGCAACCTTGAAGGAAATTTTGGCACTGCGGAAACGTTTGGGCACCACATTTTCCAGCACCTTGCCAAGGGGCTGCATCTGGCGGGCACCGATGTTGCGGTATAATTTGAAATGATTGGAATTTAAAAGCGGCTCACGTTCAAGAGGCCAGATAACGGATTTAAGTTCGACCCCCTCAGGAGGAATGTCCACTGTCTCAATGAGAAAAGCCACGCGTACGGAACGGCCCAAAGGCACGAGAACCCGCTGTCCTTCCATTAATTTGGGAAGGTCGGCGGGTGCTTCGTAAGTGTAAATTGAATATGGCGGGCTGGCCAGACAGGCCTGCCAGAGAGTGCTCATTACTGCTCTTTACCCGGTTTGAGACATTTTTTTAGAAACTCAAAAACCTCACCGGACGGCACTGCGCATCCCTTGGATTTACTGATGGCTACAGGAGCGAATTCCGCAGGAGCAATCTTTTTACGGATGCTCTTCCACTGGATATTGAAATCAAGGGTTTCCTCACCGACTTTCATGATCCCGGTATGGGGCAGCATGAATCCGGCGAACTTGGAATATGTGCCGAAACGGACTTCCCGCTGCGGAGCAAGCACAATCCTTATCGGTGCAAAATTCTCATTATTGAACCAAATCTGGGGAGAGTTATCATCACCCTGCTCCGCACCGAAAACAAATGCCGGGATGTCATCAAAGAATCCGTAGCTTTTGGTCGCATTGGTCATGCCCATCTCCATCCAGTCGGCGACAGGATCATCCGGTGCCCAGAATTGAAGCATGGAAACAGGCATATCCGCCGCAGGCGGACACTGGGCAATGGTCTTAAAATATTGCCCCACGGATTTTGCCGTGACAGTCGCATTGGTCCCGGTCTCGGTAAAGGTCTGCTGCCAGTGATCATGTCCGCGTTTGATAACAAGGGTGGTTCCCGGCTCTGACGGAAAAGTCAATTCCGCTTCATAGGAAGTCAGCGCACCGTATTTCCGGTACATTGTCTCATCAATTCCCTCGTCAGACGGAAAAAAAGCCCTTGCCGGGCCACTGCAAAGCAGGCTCACGGCAAGGACTGAAAATACTACATAAGTATATAAATTCTTTACGAACAAGACAAAAGCTCCCGCAATCTGGCTACAACGTCATCACGCAATTCTTCATCCTGAAGGGCGAAGTAAATATTTGCGGTAAGATACTCCACCCAGTCCCCGGCGTCAAACCTCTGTCCGCGCAGTTTCACGGCCAGCAGCTTGTTATCCTGCGCCAGTCCCTGCAGGGCATCGGTGAGCTGGATTTCTCCGCCCACACCCGGCTCAAGATTTTCCAGATGATCAAAGATTTCCGGCAGCAGAACATAACGACCTACGATTGCCAGTCTGGAAGGAGCTTCGCCGATGGCGGGCTTTTCAACCAGAGAACGGACCCGGTACATACCCGGAGCGAACTCTTCACCCTGAATGATACCGTAACGGTTAACCTTGTTCTCGGGTACTTCGATTACGCCGACCACCGCCATATTCTCGGTGCGTGCGGCATCAATAAGCTGCTTGATGCCCGGCTCCAGACCGAACATGAGGTCATCGCCGACCATTACGGCAAAAGGATCGTTTTTACATACTTCCTTGGCACAGAGAACAGCATGTCCGAGGCCGAGTTGCTTTTTCTGACGCACGGAAATGATGTTAACCATCTCCGCAACTTTTCTTACTTCTTCAAGAATCTCAGTCTTGCCGCCGCGCTCAAGCACATCTTCAAGGGAAAGGTTGTAATCGAAATGGTCTTCAATAATTTTCTTATTCTGGTTGTTAATGAAAACAACATCAGTCAGTCCGCTGGACATGGCCTCTTCCACCACATGCTGCACAACAGGCTTCTTAAAGATAGGCAGCATTTCCTTGGGAATGTTTTTGGTGGCAGGCAATGATCTTGTACCCCATCCAGCAACCGGAATAATAACTTTCTTGATGACCATTGATCATATCTCCTTGAAATATTGAATGCTTTGTAGCGACCAAACGAATTATCAGCGTAAATGCTCTTCCAAAACTCCTGCAAGCTCGGAAGTATAAAGATCAACTTTGGAACTGTCTTCTGCTTCAACCATAACTCTGGCTACGGATTCAGTTCCGGAATAACGCAACAGAACACGTCCCTTTCCGGCCAATTCCTGCTCAACCTGTTTGAGGGCTTCCTGCACAGCGGGAACTTCCTCAAAAGGTCTTTTCCGCTTAACGTGAACGTTCTGTAATTTTTGCGGATAAAGCTCAAGCAGTCCGGAAAGTTCGGAAAGCGGTCTGTTCTTCACACACAGTATACGCAATAACTGCAAGGCTGCAAGCAACCCGTCGCCTGTGGTGCTGAATTCCTTAAAAATAAGATGGCCGGACTGCTCACCACCGAGGATGGCTCCTTCACGGCGCATGGCTTCCACCACGTGACGGTCACCCACCGGGGTACGCAACAATTGTCCGCCCTTTTCTTTCATGAAATTTTCAAGGGCCATGTTACTCATTACAGTGGCAACAAGCATATTATGAGTGAGTTTACCGCGTTCCATAAGATCGGCAGCGCACATGGCCATGATGACATCGCCGTCAAGGACCTGCCCCTTTTCATCAACAACAATGAGGCGGTCAGCATCACCGTCAAGGGCGAGACCGATATCGGCGTGCTCCTCCACTACCCGCTGTCCGACAACTTCGGGATACAGGGATCCGCATTTGGCATTGATGTTCAGCCCGTCCGGCTTGTCGCCGATACGCACAACTTCCGCTCCCAGCTCTTCGAACATATGGCCGAGGCTGTAGGCAGCACCATTGGCGCAATCGAGAACAAGCTTGACTCCTTTCAAAGTCATATCCTGCGGGAAGCTGTATTTGAGATAAACAATGTAGCGTCCG
This genomic window from Desulfovibrio sp. JC010 contains:
- a CDS encoding Smr/MutS family protein, which codes for MAKKKINSLSDLKGLKFKDNKKEEHVPKAVRKALEAVKKKPAPIKEEEKEIEVDDDQAFMDAMVGVDRMDNSTVAVQKPKPTPAPKKSEEDEGKEYLSSLVSGKIEFELEYSDEFMFGFVRGTDSKVFQKLKQGAFSHESHIDLHGMNSEQAFDNLLFFIRESFLQGQRCVLAVTGRGKNSPGGHSVLKREIQEWLTRDPFRRVVLAFCTAQPKDGGAGAVYILLRKQKKVQGKVKWDKGINWGKEF
- a CDS encoding ABC transporter ATP-binding protein translates to MLKIEGLHVNIGDKEVIKGLNLHIKEGETFILFGPNGSGKTSLLMTLMGFSNYEVTKGKITFKGEDITYAPIYERARLGIGMSFQRPPTIHGLKTRHLVKMCGNGSDVDVEMLAQRVNMTNFLDRDINSGFSGGEIKRSELLQLMAQNPGLLLFDEPESGVDLENMHLIGKMVRTLLDGEIKPNIDLSMKEQKMKKGTNTCGLIITHTGHILDYINADRGQVLFNGHLCCEARPRDILEHIRKYGYKECVKCLN
- the priA gene encoding primosomal protein N', which codes for MSTLWQACLASPPYSIYTYEAPADLPKLMEGQRVLVPLGRSVRVAFLIETVDIPPEGVELKSVIWPLEREPLLNSNHFKLYRNIGARQMQPLGKVLENVVPKRFRSAKISFKVADRDFPARLKALDIARMPVERRMELVKIYDEGRMNVSLPASIEKEEYVSLTSDPPWPVRPNAARQLQILEFIFENGPREKGFLKNIMGDWTTGVIKKLHSDSLVKIGPPPEEERNPSEKCSATGPKWDFVPSEQQQAAIDELLTALDEPKSAVKLLHGITGSGKTLVYMTAARKCMEQGKSVIVLVPEIALAYALWNGICPLFPDARKYLYHGYQTPVRKEAIFRALAEDDSPALIVGTRSALFLPVRNPGLIIVDEEHDESYKQEERLPYQAKEVAYVLAHMTGSLLVLGSATPDIKTFHAAQQGAFDVIAMEKRVGKSVLPAVKVVDTSSIKNPEQPFAPETEARLKEVVEKGEQAVVMLNRRGFSPLIYCTDCEESLKCPHCNVSMTYHKGRERVICHYCGNAYHFPLPCATCGGSNLMPLGGGTERLEEQVAKALPPETKILRMDRDSTRRQERLDEILKSFARGDAQVLVGTQMLSKGHNFPGVTLVVVSEGDLGLNLPDYRSAERTFQLLVQVSGRAGRGEKPGEVIIQTRNPQNPIWGAVTSADYKTFFEKEIEKRKRFRYPPFTKLTLIRISHPMGWEGEQLCPPFFSHIREAAKEAGIMAMGPVPAPLAQLRGRKRFNCLLKSDDWLKTRELYAKILRCNPDKKQIRITMDLDPVNML
- the glmM gene encoding phosphoglucosamine mutase, whose amino-acid sequence is MTKRLFGTDGVRGQVNIHPMTAEVALRMGLAAGSYFRNGKQQHKVIIGKDTRLSGYMLESALTSGLCAMGMDVFQVGPMPTPAVSFLTRNMRADLGIVISASHNPFMDNGIKFFDANGYKLPDEAEDTIAEMVMSPDTQWDYPQAEKVGRAFKIEDARGRYIVYLKYSFPQDMTLKGVKLVLDCANGAAYSLGHMFEELGAEVVRIGDKPDGLNINAKCGSLYPEVVGQRVVEEHADIGLALDGDADRLIVVDEKGQVLDGDVIMAMCAADLMERGKLTHNMLVATVMSNMALENFMKEKGGQLLRTPVGDRHVVEAMRREGAILGGEQSGHLIFKEFSTTGDGLLAALQLLRILCVKNRPLSELSGLLELYPQKLQNVHVKRKRPFEEVPAVQEALKQVEQELAGKGRVLLRYSGTESVARVMVEAEDSSKVDLYTSELAGVLEEHLR
- the galU gene encoding UTP--glucose-1-phosphate uridylyltransferase GalU, yielding MVIKKVIIPVAGWGTRSLPATKNIPKEMLPIFKKPVVQHVVEEAMSSGLTDVVFINNQNKKIIEDHFDYNLSLEDVLERGGKTEILEEVRKVAEMVNIISVRQKKQLGLGHAVLCAKEVCKNDPFAVMVGDDLMFGLEPGIKQLIDAARTENMAVVGVIEVPENKVNRYGIIQGEEFAPGMYRVRSLVEKPAIGEAPSRLAIVGRYVLLPEIFDHLENLEPGVGGEIQLTDALQGLAQDNKLLAVKLRGQRFDAGDWVEYLTANIYFALQDEELRDDVVARLRELLSCS
- a CDS encoding SufD family Fe-S cluster assembly protein; its protein translation is MSKIDLNDFKFEGLEHAVIEDLASIEAEEKEQLIMAGVDVDSTDVSATFMQVDHSNVHCGTNDKDVEVMDIKKALEKYDGLPDYYFNLIDKEKDEFTRNAAANLHGGYFVRTKKGAKIEKPVQSCLFLKAENSGQNIHNIVVVEENSELHIITGCAAAHEKFSGGHFGLSEIYVKKGGKLTFTMVHNWGENTVVRPRTMGVVEEGGALINNYVLMKKVKDVQSYPTIFLNGEGAVARFNSVLVAPEGSYIDTGTRIIQNAPNTKAETISRTITTGGTIISRGHIQGNHVPARGHIECQGLILGGGRIHAVPELEGTVEGVELSHEAAVGKIAQEEIEYLMARGMDEDEATSTIVRGFLNVDIMGLPEKLQKEIDKQIEELDASDAM
- a CDS encoding anti-sigma factor antagonist, with protein sequence MEIFDNPDRIKLAFGIPFFNMDFNELMLTVGERAGAKEKTMIFAPSFPWMLDYAKSPSLCPFTADFILPADSSLVSMADKAGIKLKMPLEYFEFPEQIARICAHYGYSLLHISETALKTNILVRDGFVPLSWDLFTHFKTTGELDDIDVQSICGSANNLRPDIVLISARADSIRSCIPKIYEQLHDCVLICIPHDVDKNKFEDKLDNIFTPLLLLREEMNFLENLKAKSALALPSSVSHDESSIPPKIEIQGTLDTALIPDLLRTGTRMLKRNFSPALDLSETRNASLKGLEALNFLSRKFREAGKKITISDVSPELNKTIHHTGAAVLFDKFPGIQNEL